A genomic stretch from Aedes albopictus strain Foshan chromosome 2, AalbF5, whole genome shotgun sequence includes:
- the LOC109399400 gene encoding DE-cadherin translates to MNRLVIVSLVYLAASVITTHSDDNFYSRGDGRSSNRIDYREVFSLNRQRRSLYDDSYDVDNRLSNLASVANSPRSFRAVDNRKPVFVNCEGYAPSVQEERDPGTYVIQVTATDPDDHQKIAYSFVTAPGERPKFRIDKNTGLITTIHRFDRDEPIREKEVYITVRATDDGLPNLDDVCTFKVTIEDINDNPPVFDKTRYDEPITKDAKVGFRVASISATDLDDGENSVIKYEILKKQSDHSHFRINENNGIITLAKSIDKSPGQYYLIFVRAYNNVPDMPQDAEVEVKIPVIESNKLPPYFTETQLQPISLDENFSNYSAALATLRANSRVPGKPELIFELITGRTEQTNSRNTFLLEQKGDTAVVLLGKALDYETITEYTLTVSVKNTHDLIAQSIVKIKVLDVNDNIPYFTEVTSGWIPENEPAGTPVMQVRAFDMDGTPANNIVSFRLADNEEYFSIDYNTGNITALTTFDREATDTYHLKIIAEDNSPSALYNNGKPNSISQTFIIKISDKNDHPPKFTKDYYIAEKIPEDANTNTVVIQVLALDVDTASQITYSIVSGNIGNAFKIDETTGAISVNNELDYENITEYTLQVRAFDGTYDDNATVSIKVENVNDNLPKFAQNEYSLEIDEEKIMDGCIVTIEAWDPDIRDRSDPQHIKFAIVKVEQRPLLEIDDEGCLRQKAPLDRDPPNGHKSWQVIISATDEDGSGRQSTTTVNIILNDTNDNPPFLTNKMPVVWYENQDPGRIVTLTADDYDEPQNGPPFQYEISDGASDDIKQKFRIDTDVLYAQVRFDREQQKEYFIPVLITDSGKPQPLSKVSILHLVIGDVNDNEMQDGESKIFVYNYKGESPNADIGRVYVDDLDDWDLPDKTFNWRDGYSPGHFELNTDTGMITMLQGTRGGDYELFFTVTEQSSFFPRHSVSAKVLVTVKEIPEEAVDKSGSIRFYGITAEEFVSRSPSLSLTPKDRLQNSIAELFNISRENVDVFTVLQRDNNASLLDVRFSAHGSPYYEPERLNGIIGYNQRSLEEEFGLKMVMVSIDECIEEKVRCELSCKNVLHKSNVPIAVYTNTSSFVGVNAFVQAECVCDAPPVVTECLNGGTPFNDKCECLEGYEGPHCEIISIGFYGHGYAMYPPVSPCNMTRISMELTPQREDGLVMYIGPLSYNPLLPVQDFLALELVKGLPVLLLDYGTGTIRIEHKHRYPQGRPFTVEIVLQPQTVEMIVDNCKLSTCMSLDAPKGPNESLNVNAPLQLGGAAVNLESLGSMFNWTYVPQGKGFSGCLRNLTINDRTYNLGAPSLAKNHDPGCHRSVAVAVSFGIDSNFLIAIIVCIAVLLILLLAVVVHKKHQDGWHEKDMDDIRETIINYEEEGGGERDAEYDLAVLRAPPIYMDKPYGNDLRQKEANEVPDIGAFLTDKKDACDRDADAYPIDDVRHYAYEGDGNSSGSLSSLASCTDEGDLKFNYLSSFGPRFRKLADMYGEEPSDTDSNVDDDEGWRI, encoded by the coding sequence ATGAATAGGTTAGTGATAGTAAGTCTAGTATACCTAGCCGCGTCGGTTATAACGACACATTCAGATGATAACTTCTACAGTAGAGGGGACGGTCGAAGTAGCAATCGAATCGACTATCGGGAAGTTTTCAGCTTAAACCGACAACGACGAAGTTTGTACGACGATTCATATGACGTTGACAATCGACTGAGTAATTTGGCGTCAGTGGCGAACAGTCCTCGTTCATTTCGGGCGGTCGACAATCGGAAACCGGTGTTTGTGAACTGTGAAGGTTATGCACCTTCGGTGCAGGAAGAACGAGACCCAGGAACGTACGTAATTCAAGTCACTGCTACGGATCCGGATGATCATCAGAAGATAGCGTACAGTTTTGTGACAGCTCCGGGCGAGCGGCCGAAGTTCCGGATTGACAAGAATACCGGGTTAATAACTACCATTCATCGATTCGATCGCGATGAGCCGATCCGCGAGAAAGAAGTCTACATCACGGTTCGAGCCACGGATGATGGACTGCCGAACTTGGACGACGTTTGTACGTTCAAGGTGACGATCGAAGACATCAATGACAACCCGCCGGTATTCGACAAGACCCGATACGATGAACCCATCACCAAGGACGCCAAGGTGGGATTCAGGGTAGCATCGATCTCCGCTACCGATTTGGATGATGGAGAAAACAGTGTTATCAAATACGAAATCTTGAAGAAGCAGAGCGATCACAGTCACTTCAGAATAAACGAAAACAACGGTATCATTACGTTAGCCAAATCAATCGACAAAAGTCCCGGTCAGTACTACTTGATCTTCGTAAGGGCTTACAACAATGTCCCCGATATGCCACAGGACGCTGAGGTTGAGGTCAAAATACCTGTGATCGAATCCAACAAGCTCCCGCCATACTTTACCGAGACGCAGCTGCAACCGATATCCTTGGATGAGAACTTCAGTAACTACAGTGCAGCCTTGGCCACTTTACGAGCGAACTCCCGTGTACCTGGCAAGCCCGAGCTAATTTTCGAGTTGATCACCGGTCGTACCGAACAAACCAATAGCCGAAATACGTTCCTATTGGAACAGAAGGGAGACACTGCCGTCGTATTGCTCGGAAAGGCTCTCGACTACGAAACCATCACCGAGTATACGCTAACTGTGAGTGTCAAAAATACGCACGACCTTATCGCTCAAAGCATCGTTAAGATCAAGGTTCTGGATGTCAACGACAACATCCCGTACTTTACGGAGGTAACATCCGGCTGGATTCCGGAAAATGAACCCGCGGGAACCCCCGTAATGCAGGTCCGTGCCTTCGATATGGACGGAACACCCGCCAACAACATCGTATCGTTCCGTTTGGCAGACAACGAAGAGTACTTCTCCATCGACTACAACACGGGTAACATCACGGCGCTGACGACGTTCGATCGTGAAGCCACCGATACGTACCATCTGAAGATCATCGCGGAAGATAACTCTCCGTCGGCGCTGTACAACAACGGCAAGCCCAATTCCATTTCGCAGACGTTCATCATCAAGATTTCCGATAAGAACGATCACCCGCCCAAATTCACCAAGGACTACTACATCGCGGAGAAGATCCCCGAGGATGCCAACACCAACACGGTGGTTATCCAAGTGCTGGCACTGGATGTCGATACGGCCTCGCAGATCACGTACTCGATCGTGTCCGGCAACATTGGCAACGCGTTCAAGATCGACGAAACGACCGGTGCCATCTCGGTGAACAACGAGTTGGATTACGAGAATATTACGGAGTATACGCTGCAGGTGCGGGCGTTCGACGGAACGTACGACGACAATGCGACGGTTTCGATCAAAGTTGAGAATGTAAACGACAACCTCCCGAAGTTTGCGCAGAACGAGTACAGCTtggaaatcgacgaagagaagATCATGGATGGATGTATCGTGACCATCGAAGCGTGGGATCCGGATATTCGGGATCGATCTGATCCGCAGCACATCAAGTTCGCCATTGTCAAGGTTGAGCAGCGCCCGCTGTTGGAGATCGACGACGAAGGATGTTTGAGACAGAAGGCTCCGTTGGATCGGGATCCTCCGAATGGGCACAAATCCTGGCAGGTGATCATCTCCGCTACGGATGAAGACGGCAGCGGACGGCAGTCGACAACGACGGTGAATATTATACTGAACGATACGAACGATAACCCGCCGTTCCTGACGAACAAGATGCCGGTTGTGTGGTACGAGAACCAGGATCCCGGTCGGATTGTGACGCTTACGGCAGACGATTACGATGAACCGCAGAATGGGCCTCCGTTCCAATATGAGATCTCGGACGGTGCGAGCGATGACATCAAGCAGAAGTTCCGGATTGATACGGATGTGTTGTACGCGCAGGTGAGATTTGATCGGGAGCAACAGAAGGAGTACTTTATTCCGGTTCTGATCACGGATAGCGGAAAGCCGCAACCATTGAGCAAGGTCAGCATTCTGCATTTGGTGATTGGAGACGTGAACGACAACGAGATGCAGGACGGCGAGAGTAAGATCTTCGTGTACAACTACAAGGGAGAATCGCCGAATGCGGATATTGGTCGGGTGTATGTGGATGATTTGGATGATTGGGATCTGCCGGATAAGACGTTCAACTGGCGCGATGGATACAGCCCGGGTCATTTCGAGCTGAACACGGATACGGGAATGATAACGATGCTGCAGGGAACTCGCGGCGGAGATTACGAGCTGTTCTTCACGGTGACGGAGCAGTCTAGTTTCTTCCCGAGGCACTCGGTGTCGGCGAAGGTGCTGGTCACGGTTAAGGAAATCCCCGAGGAGGCTGTGGATAAGAGCGGGTCGATCAGGTTTTACGGAATCACGGCGGAGGAGTTTGTTTCGCGGAGTCCGTCGCTGTCGTTGACGCCGAAGGATCGCCTGCAGAACAGCATTGCGGAATTGTTCAACATCAGTCGAGAGAATGTGGACGTGTTTACGGTGCTGCAGCGAGATAACAATGCTTCACTGTTGGATGTTCGGTTTTCGGCGCACGGAAGTCCTTACTACGAACCTGAGCGGTTGAACGGCATCATCGGGTACAATCAGCGGTCTTTGGAAGAGGAGTTCGGATTGAAGATGGTGATGGTAAGCATTGACGAGTGTATCGAGGAGAAAGTTCGGTGTGAGCTGTCTTGTAAGAATGTGTTGCACAAGTCGAATGTCCCGATTGCGGTGTACACAAATACGAGTTCGTTCGTTGGAGTGAATGCGTTCGTCCAGGCAGAGTGCGTTTGTGACGCTCCTCCGGTGGTGACAGAATGCTTGAATGGAGGAACTCCGTTCAACGACAAGTGCGAATGCCTGGAAGGCTACGAGGGTCCACACTGTGAGATAATATCGATTGGGTTCTACGGCCACGGGTACGCGATGTATCCTCCGGTGAGTCCGTGCAACATGACCAGGATCAGTATGGAGTTGACGCCGCAACGAGAAGACGGATTGGTGATGTACATTGGACCGTTGAGCTACAACCCGCTGCTGCCGGTTCAGGACTTCCTGGCGTTGGAACTGGTTAAGGGCTTGCCTGTGTTGCTGTTGGACTACGGTACCGGAACGATACGTATTGAGCACAAACATCGATATCCGCAGGGGCGTCCGTTCACTGTGGAGATCGTGCTACAACCGCAGACTGTGGAGATGATCGTCGATAACTGCAAACTGTCCACCTGTATGAGTCTGGATGCTCCCAAGGGTCCGAACGAGTCGTTGAACGTGAACGCACCACTGCAGTTGGGAGGGGCTGCTGTAAACCTAGAATCGCTGGGATCGATGTTCAACTGGACATACGTGCCGCAGGGTAAAGGCTTCTCGGGATGTCTGCGCAATTTGACGATCAACGATCGAACGTACAATCTGGGGGCTCCTAGTCTGGCCAAGAACCACGATCCGGGATGCCACCGTTCGGTAGCCGTGGCTGTGTCGTTTGGAATCGATTCGAATTTCCTGATCGCGATCATTGTATGCATTGCGGTGCTGTTGATCCTGTTGTTGGCCGTTGTCGTGCACAAGAAACACCAGGACGGATGGCACGAGAAAGACATGGACGACATCCGGGAGACGATCATCAACTACGAGGAAGAAGGTGGTGGCGAACGGGACGCGGAGTATGACCTGGCGGTTCTTCGGGCACCTCCGATCTACATGGACAAGCCGTACGGTAACGATCTGCGACAGAAGGAAGCCAATGAGGTGCCAGATATCGGGGCTTTCCTGACGGACAAGAAGGACGCCTGCGATAGGGACGCTGATGCGTATCCGATCGATGACGTGCGGCACTACGCGTACGAAGGAGACGGCAACAGCTCCGGGTCGTTGTCCAGCTTGGCGTCCTGCACGGACGAAGGTGATCTCAAGTTTAACTATCTGTCCAGCTTTGGGCCACGGTTCCGGAAGCTGGCAGACATGTACGGAGAGGAGCCGTCGGATACGGACTCGAACGTGGATGACGACGAAGGATGGAGGATATGA